The following are encoded in a window of Castanea sativa cultivar Marrone di Chiusa Pesio chromosome 9, ASM4071231v1 genomic DNA:
- the LOC142609879 gene encoding ribulose bisphosphate carboxylase/oxygenase activase, chloroplastic-like, translating into MAAASVPTVGAVNRAPLKLNDFGTGALVPSSAFWGNSLKKVSPKITNQKISSGSFKAVAEYDEQKQTSKDKWGGLAFDTSDDQQDITRGKGMVDTVFQAAMGSGTHYAVMSSYDYISAGLRQFKLDNNMDGFYIAPAFMDKLVVHITKNFLNLPNIKVPLILGIWGGKGQGKSFQCELVFAKMGINPIVMSAGELESGNAGEPAKLIRQRYREAADIINKGKMCCLFINDLDAGAGRMGATTQYTVNNQMVNATLMNIADNPTSVQLPGMYNKVENPRVPVIVTGNDFSTLYAPLIRDGRMEKFYWAPTREDCIGVCTGIFRTNGVPKEGIVKLVDTFPGQSIDFFGALRARIYDDEVRKWISGVGVENVGKRLVNSKEGPPTFDQPEITLEKLLEYGNMLVQEQENVKRVQLAEKYLNEAALGDANEDAIKNGNFYD; encoded by the exons ATGGCTGCTGCTTCAGTTCCAACTGTAGGAGCTGTTAACAGAGCACCG CTGAAATTGAATGACTTTGGGACTGGAGCTTTGGTTCCAAGCTCGGCATTCTGGGGCAACAGCTTGAAGAAAGTGAGCCCCAAGATCACCAACCAGAAAATATCTTCTGGGAGTTTCAAGGCTGTTGCGGAGTACGATGAGCAAAAGCAGACATCCAAGGACAAATGGGGAGGACTTGCCTTTGACACTTCGGACGACCAGCAGGACATCACTCGAGGAAAGGGAATGGTGGACACAGTTTTTCAAGCTGCCATGGGTTCTGGGACTCACTATGCTGTCATGAGCTCCTATGATTATATCAGTGCTGGTCTTCGCCA ATTCAAACTTGACAACAACATGGATGGATTTTACATTGCACCCGCATTCATGGACAAGTTGGTTGTTCACATCACCAAGAACTTCTTGAACTTGCCAAACATTAAG GTTCCTCTCATCTTGGGTATCTGGGGAGGCAAAGGTCAGGGAAAATCATTCCAATGTGAGCTTGTCTTTGCAAAAATGGGAATCAA CCCCATCGTGATGAGTGCCGGAGAATTGGAAAGTGGGAATGCTGGAGAGCCTGCAAAATTGATTAGGCAAAGGTATCGCGAAGCAGCAGACATTATCAACAAGGGAAAAATGTGCTGCCTATTCATCAATGACCTTGATGCTGGAGCGGGTAGGATGGGTGCAACTACCCAATACACTGTCAACAATCAGATGGTGAATGCCACTCTTATGAACATTGCTGATAACCCAACCAGTGTCCAACTTCCCGGTATGTACAATAAGGTGGAAAATCCACGCGTTCCCGTCATAGTCACTGGTAATGACTTCTCCACATTGTATGCCCCTCTGATCCGTGATGGTCGTATGGAAAAGTTCTACTGGGCACCTACACGGGAAGACTGCATTGGCGTCTGCACGGGCATATTTCGGACAAATGGTGTACCTAAGGAGGGCATAGTGAAGCTTGTTGACACCTTCCCTGGACAGTCCATTG ATTTCTTTGGTGCTCTCAGGGCAAGAATCTATGATGATGAAGTGAGGAAATGGATATCTGGCGTGGGTGTAGAGAACGTAGGTAAACGGCTCGTGAACTCAAAGGAGGGACCTCCAACCTTTGATCAACCAGAAATTACACTTGAGAAGCTCCTTGAGTATGGAAACATGCTTGTTCAAGAGCAGGAGAATGTAAAGAGAGTTCAATTGGCTGAGAAGTACTTGAATGAGGCAGCTCTTGGAGATGCAAATGAAGATGCTATCAAGAATGGAAACTTCTACGATTAG